Proteins encoded by one window of Nocardioides euryhalodurans:
- a CDS encoding helix-turn-helix transcriptional regulator, translated as MANTSARTLRLLSLLQTHRFWPGTELAGRLEVSMRTLRRDIDRLRELGYPVHSNRGVEGGYQLAPGGSMPPLVVDEEEAIAMVVALGGTASAFGGALSEASLSALAKVVQVLPGRLRRRAESLRAATVDAPFSQAPEVEAGVLATLAQAIRDQERVRFGYTARGGSAPGEELRRHVEPHRMVTVGRRWYLVGYDLDRQDWRSFRLDRLAEPAGTKAIFRPRDVPGGDAAAYVRAGLSRGESLRLTVSVAAPRPHVERRIGPWATIVAEEDGGCRLEIEATDPRWVAFGLAYLEAPVTLVDAPESVVRTLREWSQRLGETAATAG; from the coding sequence ATGGCCAACACGAGCGCACGGACGCTGCGCCTGCTCTCCCTGCTCCAGACCCACCGCTTCTGGCCCGGCACCGAGCTGGCCGGTCGGCTCGAGGTCTCGATGCGGACGCTGCGCCGCGACATCGACCGGCTTCGCGAGCTGGGCTACCCGGTCCACTCCAACCGCGGGGTCGAGGGCGGCTACCAGCTCGCGCCCGGTGGCTCGATGCCCCCGCTCGTGGTCGACGAGGAGGAGGCGATCGCGATGGTGGTCGCGCTCGGGGGCACCGCCAGTGCGTTCGGCGGCGCGCTGTCGGAGGCCTCCCTCTCCGCGCTCGCCAAGGTGGTCCAGGTGCTCCCGGGCCGGCTGCGCCGTCGAGCCGAGTCGCTGCGGGCCGCCACCGTCGACGCCCCGTTCTCGCAGGCGCCCGAGGTCGAGGCGGGGGTGCTCGCGACGCTCGCCCAGGCGATCCGCGACCAGGAGCGGGTCCGCTTCGGCTACACCGCCCGCGGCGGCAGCGCCCCCGGCGAGGAGCTGCGCCGCCACGTCGAGCCGCACCGGATGGTGACGGTCGGCCGCCGCTGGTACCTCGTCGGCTACGACCTCGACCGGCAGGACTGGCGCTCCTTCCGGCTCGACCGGCTGGCCGAGCCGGCCGGGACCAAGGCGATCTTCCGGCCACGCGACGTCCCCGGCGGGGACGCCGCGGCGTACGTCCGTGCCGGGCTGTCGCGCGGGGAGTCGCTGCGACTCACGGTCAGCGTCGCCGCACCCCGCCCGCACGTCGAGCGGCGGATCGGGCCGTGGGCGACGATCGTCGCCGAGGAGGACGGTGGGTGCCGGCTGGAGATCGAGGCCACCGACCCGAGGTGGGTGGCCTTCGGGCTCGCCTACCTCGAGGCACCGGTCACCCTCGTCGACGCACCGGAGAGCGTCGTCCGCACCCTGCGGGAGTGGTCGCAGCGGCTCGGCGAGACCGCGGCCACCGCCGGCTGA
- a CDS encoding CaiB/BaiF CoA transferase family protein produces the protein MSGPLEDVLVVDLSRALAGPHATQMLGDLGARVIKVEAPGHGDDTRGWGPPFVGEPDARQSTYFLSTNRNKESIALDLKADADRDVLLRLVDRADVLVENFRTGVLERLGLGIESLQERNPRLVVLSITGFGHDGPEGGRAGYDQIAQGEAGLMSLTGSGPEDPQRVGVPIADLLSGMYGAYGVLAALHERERTGVGTVVRTSLLAAVVGVHAFQGTRWTVAGEVGRAQGNHHPSISPYGLFRCRDGAVQIALGSEGLWRRFCEGFGLDPAVEGLASNPERVAHRDRVIAVVEEAFADWDAEPLLARLAEVGVPAGKVRSLDEVYTWDQALSQGLTIGVDHSTLGPVTLPGPPLRFFGAGGDEVTRRDHGAPPVLDEHGRAIREWLDEDG, from the coding sequence ATGAGCGGACCGCTCGAGGACGTCCTCGTCGTCGACCTCTCGCGCGCCCTGGCCGGGCCGCACGCCACCCAGATGCTCGGTGACCTCGGTGCCCGCGTGATCAAGGTCGAGGCCCCCGGCCACGGCGACGACACCCGCGGCTGGGGACCGCCGTTCGTGGGGGAGCCGGACGCGCGGCAGTCGACGTACTTCCTCTCGACCAACCGCAACAAGGAGTCCATCGCCCTCGACCTCAAGGCCGACGCGGACCGCGACGTGCTGCTGCGGCTCGTCGACCGGGCCGACGTGCTCGTGGAGAACTTCCGGACCGGTGTGCTCGAGCGGCTCGGGCTCGGCATCGAGTCCCTCCAGGAGCGCAACCCGCGCCTGGTGGTCCTCTCGATCACCGGCTTCGGCCACGACGGGCCGGAGGGCGGGCGCGCAGGCTACGACCAGATCGCGCAGGGCGAGGCCGGGCTGATGTCGCTGACCGGGTCGGGGCCCGAGGACCCGCAGCGCGTCGGGGTCCCGATCGCCGACCTGCTCTCCGGGATGTACGGAGCGTACGGCGTCCTCGCCGCGCTCCACGAGCGGGAGCGGACCGGTGTCGGCACGGTCGTGCGGACCTCGCTGCTGGCCGCGGTGGTCGGCGTCCACGCCTTCCAGGGCACCCGGTGGACCGTCGCGGGGGAGGTGGGCCGTGCCCAGGGCAACCACCACCCGTCGATCTCCCCCTACGGCCTGTTCCGCTGCCGCGACGGGGCGGTGCAGATCGCCCTCGGCAGCGAGGGCCTCTGGCGTCGCTTCTGCGAGGGGTTCGGCCTCGACCCGGCGGTCGAGGGGCTGGCCAGCAACCCCGAGCGGGTCGCCCACCGCGACCGGGTGATCGCCGTGGTCGAGGAAGCCTTCGCCGACTGGGACGCCGAGCCGTTGCTGGCCCGGCTCGCCGAGGTCGGGGTCCCGGCCGGGAAGGTGCGCAGCCTCGACGAGGTCTACACGTGGGACCAGGCGCTCAGCCAGGGGTTGACGATCGGGGTCGACCACAGCACCCTCGGCCCGGTGACCCTGCCCGGTCCACCCCTGCGGTTCTTCGGCGCCGGTGGCGACGAGGTGACCAGACGCGACCACGGCGCGCCGCCGGTGCTGGACGAGCACGGCCGGGCCATCCGGGAGTGGCTGGACGAGGACGGCTGA
- a CDS encoding VOC family protein, translating into MYLENVVFDAAEPRRLGRFWEAALGCETLTDEPAGYETRLAIEGGPELDLCFQPVPERPAEPLRLHLDLRGTERQRQTVERLLGLGASPLDIGQGDVPWVVLADPEGNPFCVMEDRDAYSDTGPLAALPLDSADPARDALLWAWLTGWTEAPGTAAVSLRHPSRRGPLLELCEEAGPKGPEKNRIHLDVRLEQGDDPDLVALGVAERGGREVLHPDWGDLPWRFFVDGSGNEFCLLPARG; encoded by the coding sequence ATGTACCTCGAGAACGTCGTGTTCGACGCGGCCGAACCCCGGCGCCTCGGTCGTTTCTGGGAGGCGGCGCTGGGCTGCGAGACGCTCACCGACGAGCCCGCCGGCTACGAGACCCGGCTGGCGATCGAGGGCGGGCCGGAGCTCGACCTGTGCTTCCAACCGGTCCCCGAGCGGCCGGCCGAGCCCCTGCGCCTCCACCTCGACCTGCGCGGCACCGAGCGGCAGCGGCAGACCGTCGAGCGGCTGCTCGGCCTGGGCGCGAGCCCGCTCGACATCGGCCAGGGCGACGTCCCGTGGGTGGTCCTCGCCGACCCCGAAGGCAACCCCTTCTGCGTGATGGAGGACCGCGACGCCTACTCCGACACCGGTCCGCTCGCCGCGCTGCCGCTGGACTCCGCCGACCCGGCGCGCGACGCGCTGCTGTGGGCGTGGCTCACCGGCTGGACGGAGGCCCCCGGGACGGCGGCCGTCAGCCTGCGTCACCCCTCGCGCCGTGGCCCGCTGCTCGAGCTGTGCGAGGAGGCGGGCCCGAAGGGACCGGAGAAGAACCGGATCCACCTCGACGTACGGCTCGAGCAGGGCGACGACCCCGACCTGGTCGCCCTGGGTGTCGCCGAGCGTGGCGGCCGCGAGGTGCTGCACCCCGACTGGGGAGACCTGCCGTGGCGCTTCTTCGTCGACGGCTCCGGCAACGAGTTCTGCCTGCTGCCGGCCCGGGGCTGA
- the ligD gene encoding non-homologous end-joining DNA ligase has protein sequence MTEVRVDVEGRTLTLSNLDKVLYPRTGTTKGEVIDYYARIAPVMLPHLAHRCVTRVRWPHGVAGSSFFEKNAPAGTPSWVHTAKVPTTGSRGESRHGDTLVFPIVDDLATLTWLANLAALELHVHQWTVGSRGQPRNPDRLVIDLDPGEGAGLHECASVALLVRGKLAERDLEAWPVTSGSKGLHLYAHLPGRLDPEGSTGLAKEVAEELQQEHPKAITATMTKARRSGKVFLDWSQNAGSKTTLSPYSLRGRDKPWVATPVTWDEVEAGAEDPLALEQLRFEEVLDRVADHGDLLTGLSR, from the coding sequence GTGACCGAGGTCCGGGTCGACGTCGAGGGGCGCACGCTCACGCTGAGCAACCTCGACAAGGTGCTCTATCCCCGCACCGGCACCACCAAGGGCGAGGTGATCGACTACTACGCCCGGATCGCGCCCGTGATGCTGCCGCACCTCGCCCACCGCTGCGTCACCCGCGTGCGCTGGCCGCACGGCGTGGCGGGCAGCAGCTTCTTCGAGAAGAACGCCCCGGCCGGCACGCCCTCCTGGGTCCACACGGCGAAGGTCCCCACGACCGGCTCGCGGGGGGAGTCCCGGCACGGCGACACCCTCGTCTTCCCGATCGTCGACGACCTCGCGACGCTCACCTGGCTGGCCAACCTCGCGGCGCTCGAGCTGCACGTCCACCAGTGGACGGTCGGCTCCCGCGGCCAGCCGCGCAACCCCGACCGGCTCGTCATCGACCTCGACCCCGGCGAGGGTGCGGGTCTCCACGAGTGCGCGTCGGTCGCGCTGCTGGTCCGTGGCAAGCTCGCCGAGCGCGACCTCGAGGCGTGGCCGGTCACCAGCGGCAGCAAGGGCCTCCACCTCTACGCGCACCTCCCCGGCAGGCTCGACCCGGAGGGGTCCACGGGGCTCGCCAAGGAGGTCGCCGAGGAGCTGCAGCAGGAGCACCCGAAGGCCATCACCGCGACCATGACCAAGGCGCGGCGCTCGGGCAAGGTGTTCCTCGACTGGTCGCAGAACGCCGGCTCCAAGACCACGCTGTCGCCGTACTCCCTCCGGGGTCGCGACAAGCCCTGGGTCGCGACCCCCGTCACCTGGGACGAGGTGGAGGCCGGCGCGGAGGACCCGCTGGCCCTCGAGCAGCTCCGGTTCGAGGAGGTCCTCGACCGCGTCGCCGACCACGGCGACCTGCTCACCGGCCTCTCCCGCTGA
- a CDS encoding response regulator transcription factor gives MARVLIVEDEEDIAFPLVRTLEREGYDVEWIDSGTKALEQMRSTFADVVILDLGLPDIDGLEVCQRARKEGFTGAIMIVTARAGELDRVVGLDYGADDYLAKPFGLAELQARVRALLRRTGQAGGEDGGSGRTEIAVDHDARRAFYGDTEVSLTGKEFDVLDILVAHRGKVVSRDRLMAEVWDANWYGSTKTLDVTIGRLRSKLEGAGVSERVVAVRGVGFRLEGPDDA, from the coding sequence ATGGCAAGGGTCTTGATCGTGGAGGACGAGGAGGACATCGCGTTCCCGCTCGTCCGCACGCTCGAGCGCGAGGGGTACGACGTCGAGTGGATCGACAGCGGGACGAAGGCGCTGGAGCAGATGCGCAGCACCTTCGCGGACGTGGTGATCCTCGACCTCGGACTGCCCGACATCGACGGGCTCGAGGTCTGCCAGCGGGCCCGCAAGGAGGGCTTCACGGGCGCGATCATGATCGTGACGGCCCGCGCCGGCGAGCTCGACCGGGTGGTCGGGCTCGACTACGGCGCCGACGACTACCTCGCCAAGCCGTTCGGCCTCGCCGAGCTCCAGGCCCGGGTCCGGGCGCTGCTGCGGCGTACCGGCCAGGCCGGAGGGGAGGACGGTGGGTCGGGACGGACCGAGATCGCGGTCGACCACGACGCCCGGCGTGCCTTCTACGGCGACACCGAGGTGTCGCTGACCGGCAAGGAGTTCGACGTCCTCGACATCCTGGTCGCCCACCGCGGCAAGGTGGTCTCCCGCGACCGGCTGATGGCCGAGGTGTGGGACGCCAACTGGTACGGCTCCACCAAGACCCTCGACGTCACGATCGGCCGGCTTCGCAGCAAGCTGGAGGGTGCAGGGGTGAGCGAGCGCGTGGTCGCGGTCCGCGGGGTGGGATTCCGCCTC
- a CDS encoding MFS transporter, translating to MATTIEPTADVVADGGGANPAPGRTAALISLLLASTMELIDTTIVNVALPTIEADLGATGSQLQWMVAAYPLAFAVALVTGARLGDAFGRKRLFLLGLVAFTVMSTACGLAPTAEALVAFRALQGFGAAAMIPQVMSSIQVMYAPEERAKAMGAFTGLAGLATVAGPVLGAVLTQADIGGTGWRPIFLINIPVGLLALAAAIRFIPESYAARRPSLDPVGVLTLGGGLLAVLYPLTMGREEGWPAWVFALMALGVAVLVRFGRSQHRAETRGEEPLVLLGLYGNRGFAGGSLVLLVLFVSMSAYFLAQTIYFQAGLGWSVLKAGLVGVPFAVTTAVFAGFGVTVLAPRIGRRVLQHGAVVLAAGAVVTAATVHVADPTTAWWVFVPALVVSGAGFGLMVAPIGMFTVADVPVEKAGAASGLFNTTTQLANAVGVALLGTLFFEVVSRQVGSVPAELFGPAYEVVLGAVALLMGLAWLAARTLPETAPEEVPELV from the coding sequence ATGGCCACCACCATCGAACCCACCGCGGACGTCGTCGCCGACGGCGGCGGAGCCAACCCGGCGCCCGGCCGGACCGCGGCCCTGATCAGCCTGCTGCTGGCATCGACCATGGAGCTGATCGACACCACCATCGTCAACGTCGCGCTGCCGACGATCGAGGCGGACCTCGGCGCCACCGGCTCGCAGCTGCAGTGGATGGTCGCGGCGTACCCGCTGGCCTTCGCGGTCGCGCTGGTCACCGGCGCCCGACTCGGTGACGCCTTCGGTCGCAAGCGGCTCTTCCTGCTCGGCCTGGTCGCCTTCACAGTCATGTCGACGGCCTGCGGGCTGGCGCCCACGGCCGAGGCGCTGGTCGCCTTCCGGGCGCTGCAGGGGTTCGGCGCCGCGGCGATGATCCCGCAGGTGATGTCGAGCATCCAGGTGATGTACGCCCCCGAGGAGCGGGCGAAGGCGATGGGCGCCTTCACCGGCCTCGCCGGTCTCGCCACGGTCGCCGGACCGGTCCTCGGCGCGGTGCTCACCCAGGCCGACATCGGCGGGACCGGCTGGCGCCCGATCTTCCTCATCAACATCCCGGTCGGGCTGCTCGCGCTCGCGGCGGCGATCCGCTTCATCCCCGAGTCGTACGCCGCTCGCCGCCCCTCGCTCGACCCGGTCGGCGTGCTCACCCTCGGTGGTGGCCTGCTGGCGGTGCTCTACCCGCTGACGATGGGCCGCGAGGAGGGCTGGCCGGCCTGGGTCTTCGCGCTGATGGCACTCGGCGTCGCGGTGCTCGTGCGGTTCGGCCGCAGCCAGCACCGGGCCGAGACCCGTGGCGAGGAGCCGCTGGTGCTGCTCGGCCTCTACGGCAACCGAGGCTTCGCCGGAGGCTCGCTGGTGCTGCTGGTGCTCTTCGTGTCGATGTCGGCGTACTTCCTGGCCCAGACGATCTACTTCCAGGCCGGACTGGGCTGGTCGGTGCTCAAGGCCGGACTGGTGGGCGTCCCGTTCGCGGTGACGACCGCCGTGTTCGCCGGGTTCGGCGTCACCGTGCTCGCGCCGCGGATCGGTCGCCGGGTGCTCCAGCACGGCGCGGTCGTGCTCGCCGCCGGGGCCGTCGTCACGGCGGCGACGGTCCACGTCGCCGACCCGACCACCGCCTGGTGGGTCTTCGTCCCCGCGCTGGTGGTGTCGGGTGCCGGCTTCGGGCTGATGGTCGCGCCGATCGGGATGTTCACCGTGGCCGACGTCCCGGTCGAGAAGGCCGGTGCGGCCTCCGGGCTCTTCAACACCACGACCCAGCTGGCCAACGCGGTCGGCGTCGCGCTGCTCGGGACGCTCTTCTTCGAGGTCGTGTCCCGGCAGGTCGGGTCGGTCCCGGCGGAGCTGTTCGGACCGGCGTACGAGGTGGTGCTCGGTGCCGTCGCACTGCTGATGGGGCTCGCCTGGCTGGCGGCCCGGACGCTGCCGGAGACGGCGCCCGAGGAGGTCCCGGAGCTCGTGTGA
- the ligD gene encoding non-homologous end-joining DNA ligase: protein MLATHTDHVPVGEGWHHEVKWDGVRVLVDVVDGRTRMLSRNGNVVTAAWPDLAEPPLGERDLLVDGEVIALNDRGIPDFRVLQHRMHVRKASDATRLAEQIPATLMVFDLLRLDGEDLTGRPLAERRRLLEGLELSETRWQVPAVYDDGQMLWDATGQQGLEGVVSKRLTSRYRFDTRSKDWLKRAHRHRGSFVVGGWRPQVGTSDRLAALLVGEPTAEGLLYRGRVGSGITGATARMLQERLAPLHLAASPFADEVPRVDALGTTWVEPVVVVDIDTHGLGYDRLRQPSFQGVRTDLTPEDLS, encoded by the coding sequence ATGCTCGCCACCCACACCGACCACGTCCCGGTCGGTGAGGGCTGGCACCACGAGGTGAAGTGGGACGGCGTCCGCGTCCTCGTGGACGTGGTCGACGGCCGTACCCGGATGCTGAGCCGCAACGGCAACGTCGTCACCGCCGCCTGGCCCGACCTGGCCGAGCCGCCGCTGGGGGAGCGGGACCTGCTCGTCGACGGCGAGGTGATCGCGCTCAACGACCGCGGGATCCCCGACTTCCGCGTTCTGCAGCACCGGATGCACGTCCGCAAGGCCTCCGACGCCACCCGACTGGCCGAGCAGATCCCCGCGACGCTGATGGTCTTCGACCTGCTGCGCCTCGACGGCGAGGACCTCACCGGTCGCCCGCTGGCCGAGCGTCGCCGGCTGCTGGAGGGCCTGGAGCTGTCGGAGACCCGCTGGCAGGTCCCCGCGGTGTACGACGACGGGCAGATGCTCTGGGACGCGACCGGCCAGCAGGGGCTGGAGGGCGTGGTCAGCAAGCGCCTCACCTCGCGCTACCGCTTCGACACCCGCAGCAAGGACTGGCTCAAGCGGGCCCACCGCCACCGCGGCTCCTTCGTGGTGGGCGGCTGGCGTCCCCAGGTCGGCACCTCCGACCGGCTGGCCGCGCTGCTGGTGGGGGAGCCGACGGCCGAGGGACTGCTCTACCGGGGCCGGGTCGGCAGCGGCATCACCGGCGCGACCGCCCGCATGCTGCAGGAGCGGCTGGCGCCGCTCCACCTCGCCGCGAGCCCGTTCGCCGACGAGGTGCCGCGGGTCGACGCGCTCGGCACGACCTGGGTCGAGCCGGTCGTGGTCGTCGACATCGACACCCACGGCCTTGGTTACGATCGCCTGCGCCAGCCGTCGTTCCAGGGTGTCCGCACCGACCTGACCCCGGAGGATCTCTCGTGA
- a CDS encoding Ku protein: MRAIWKGSVSFGLVNVPVKLYSATESHDVSFRQVHAKDGGRIKYQRVCSIDGEEVAYADIAKGYETEDGEMVILSDDDMADLPVTSSREIAVEKFVPSDQIDPMLLEKSYYLEPEKTGAKPYALLRQALLDADRMAVVTVALRQRTTIAVLRVKDDVIVLQTMMWPDEIRKPDFSIEGGEVKDAEVKMATMLVDTLAGDFDASEFEDDYAEAVQELVKAKIEGGEIKRTPTSTKSSGEVVDLLAALQKSVQAAKDSRGESDGTEKSAKAAKKKPAKKSAAKKTAKKKAS, encoded by the coding sequence ATGCGTGCGATCTGGAAGGGCTCGGTCAGCTTCGGCCTGGTCAACGTGCCCGTCAAGCTCTACTCGGCGACCGAGTCCCACGACGTGTCCTTCCGACAGGTGCACGCCAAGGACGGCGGACGCATCAAGTACCAACGGGTCTGCTCGATCGACGGCGAGGAGGTCGCGTACGCCGACATCGCCAAGGGCTACGAGACCGAGGACGGCGAGATGGTCATCCTCAGCGACGACGACATGGCCGACCTGCCGGTGACGTCCTCGCGGGAGATCGCGGTCGAGAAGTTCGTGCCGAGCGACCAGATCGACCCGATGCTGCTCGAGAAGTCCTACTACCTCGAGCCCGAGAAGACCGGCGCCAAGCCGTACGCCCTGCTCCGGCAGGCCCTGCTCGACGCCGACCGGATGGCCGTGGTCACCGTGGCGCTGCGCCAGCGGACCACGATCGCGGTGCTGCGGGTCAAGGACGACGTGATCGTGCTGCAGACGATGATGTGGCCCGACGAGATCCGCAAGCCCGACTTCTCCATCGAGGGCGGCGAGGTCAAGGACGCCGAGGTCAAGATGGCCACGATGCTGGTCGACACCTTGGCCGGCGACTTCGACGCCTCGGAGTTCGAGGACGACTACGCCGAGGCCGTCCAGGAGCTCGTGAAGGCCAAGATCGAGGGTGGTGAGATCAAGCGGACCCCGACGTCGACCAAGTCCTCCGGCGAGGTCGTCGACCTGCTGGCCGCGCTCCAGAAGTCGGTGCAGGCCGCCAAGGACTCCCGCGGCGAGTCCGACGGGACGGAGAAGTCCGCGAAGGCCGCGAAGAAGAAGCCGGCCAAGAAGTCCGCCGCCAAGAAGACGGCGAAGAAGAAGGCCAGCTAG
- a CDS encoding nuclear transport factor 2 family protein — MTDHAETIRHYWDAAERRDWEGFAATLAPDVLYEVPQTRERVRGREAYVRFNAEFPGDWHVTVRRVVADAAGGVAWTDVAVGEERLTGLHFFTFDGDGLVRRVDDFWPEPYEPPPGRGHLVERF, encoded by the coding sequence ATGACCGACCACGCGGAGACGATCCGTCACTACTGGGACGCCGCCGAGCGACGCGACTGGGAGGGCTTCGCCGCCACGCTCGCGCCCGACGTCCTCTACGAGGTGCCGCAGACCCGAGAGCGGGTGCGCGGACGCGAGGCGTACGTCCGCTTCAACGCCGAGTTCCCCGGCGACTGGCACGTCACGGTCCGGCGCGTCGTGGCCGACGCTGCGGGCGGGGTCGCCTGGACCGACGTCGCGGTGGGCGAGGAGCGGCTCACCGGGCTCCACTTCTTCACCTTCGACGGCGACGGGCTGGTGCGCCGGGTCGACGACTTCTGGCCCGAGCCGTACGAGCCGCCGCCCGGTCGCGGCCACCTCGTCGAGCGATTCTGA
- a CDS encoding L,D-transpeptidase family protein has protein sequence MKKLLVLVLLATALVAAPSATPTAAAGAGSVVLDGVTVKPRPGTRQVVTVNRTRGWRARVVFWGRHDGRWQRQFTATDGRIGYNGLVRPTRRVQGSGTTPLGTFRLPYSFGMHPQRDAWDPSYRRVRRGDYWVLDNQSAHYNRYRNRRQGGFRWRLGSSHPDSSERLKDYPQQYEWAVVTSFNRRQVKRRGGAIFLHVNGSGATAGCVSAPRWFLKRAVRRLSSGAAPVIAIGR, from the coding sequence GTGAAGAAGCTGCTCGTCCTCGTGCTCCTGGCCACCGCCCTCGTCGCCGCCCCCTCCGCGACCCCGACCGCCGCGGCCGGCGCCGGCAGCGTGGTGCTCGACGGCGTCACCGTGAAGCCGAGACCCGGCACCCGCCAGGTCGTGACGGTCAACCGGACCCGGGGGTGGCGCGCGCGCGTCGTCTTCTGGGGACGCCACGACGGCCGCTGGCAGCGCCAGTTCACCGCCACCGACGGGCGGATCGGCTACAACGGGCTGGTGCGCCCGACCCGGCGGGTGCAGGGCTCGGGCACCACCCCGCTCGGCACCTTCCGGCTGCCCTACTCCTTCGGCATGCACCCGCAGCGCGACGCCTGGGACCCCAGCTATCGCCGGGTCCGCCGCGGCGACTACTGGGTGCTCGACAACCAGTCCGCCCACTACAACCGCTACCGCAACAGGCGGCAGGGCGGCTTCCGCTGGCGGCTGGGCTCGAGCCACCCCGACAGCTCCGAGCGGCTCAAGGACTACCCCCAGCAGTATGAGTGGGCGGTCGTCACCAGCTTCAACCGGCGCCAGGTCAAGCGCCGGGGCGGGGCGATCTTCCTGCACGTCAACGGCAGCGGGGCGACCGCCGGCTGCGTGAGCGCGCCCCGCTGGTTCCTCAAGCGCGCCGTACGCCGGCTCTCGTCCGGGGCCGCGCCCGTCATCGCGATCGGCCGGTGA